From the Micromonospora echinofusca genome, the window GGTCGTAGTACGCGTCGGAGTAGAGCGACTTGTGGCCGCCCAACTCCGACACCATGCGCTCGATCGCCCGGTTGACGTCGCCGTCGGCGGCGCCCTCCTTGATCGGCACGCTGCCCCAGAAGCCGATGTTCACGTAGTTCTGACCGGCTCGGAGCGGATACAGCGGCCAGGCCCGACCCGATCCGGGACCGGCCGCCTCGCGCAGCCGCAGCGGGCACAGCCAGACCGGGGTCATCCCGACCGTGCCGGCGAACCAGCGCAGGAACTCCGCCGTGCGCTCCAGCGGGATCTCCACGTCCTGCACCACCCGCTCGCGCGCCGGCTGACCGCGCAGGCGGTCGATCCGGGCGGCCACGCCGTGCCGGTGCTCCAGCCGGACCAGCCGGTGGTAGACGTCGCTGCGTCGCCACCGCGCCGGCCAGACCCGCCGGAGGACCGGGTGCTGCACCCCGAACGCCGCCGAACACCAGAACCAGTCGGTGTCCCAGCGCCAGAGATAGTCGTACGTGGTCAGTGCGTCGCGGGTGCGCCGGCGCAGCGACCGGTAGTAGATGTCCTGGCCCGTGTAGTCGCTAGCCGCCGGCACGTCGTCGGTGAAGGTGCCGAGCACGAGGTACGCCTCGCCGGGGCTGAACATCACCCCGTCCATCGCGTCCACCGCCTCCCCACCCCAGGACCGGGTCGCGGTGACCTCGGCGAGCGCGTCGGCCAGCGCCTCCAGCCGGGTGAACCGGACGTTGCGCAGGGCCACGAAGCGGCGTACCGGCTGAAGCTCGATGCGCAGCCGGGTGGCGTAGCCGAGGCTGCCCAGCGAGTTGGGGAACGCCGCGAAGAGGTCGGCGTGCTCCCCCTCCGCACGGGCGGTGACGAGCGCACCCGCCCCGGTCAGCACGTCCATCTCGACCACCGACTCGTGCGGCAGGCCGTTGCGGAACGAGGTCGACTCGATGCCGAGCCCGGTCACCGCCCCGCCGAGGGTGATGGTGCGCAACTGCGGCACCACCAGCGGCATCAGCCCGTGCGGCAGGGTCGCGTCGACCAGGTCCTCGTAGGTGCACATGCCCTGCACGTCGGCCGTGCAAGCGACCGGGTCGACGGCGAGCACGCCCGTGAGCCCGGTGACGTCCAGACCCGGCGCGCGCGGGGCGGACCGGGGGCGGAACAGGTTCGAGGTGCGCTTGGCGAGGCGCACCGGCTCGCCCGCGGGCACCGCCGCGTACGACCGTCGCAGCCGGGCCACCGCGCCCTCGTGGTCGACCGGATGATGATCCACACGGACCGCACACATGCGATCACTGTACGCGCCACGACGCCCGTCGCGGGGGACGTGACCAGGGCGCGTCCGCGACGTGACCGGACGACTGGCCGCAGCCGGCCGACCGGCATAGCGTGGAAGCCATGCCGAGAGCCGTCTGGAACGACCTGGTCGTGGCCGAGAGCGACGACACCGTGCTGGTCGAGGGGAACCACTACTTCCCGCGTACCGCCCTGCGCGACGACCTCGTCCGCGAGTCCGACACGCACACGGTGTGCCCGTGGAAGGGCACCGCGTCCTACTACACCCTCGAACACGAGGGCCGGACCAGCACCGACGCGGTCTGGTACTACCCCGAGCCGAAGCCGGAGGCGGAGCAGGTCCGCGACCGGGTCGCCTTCTGGAAGGACGTCCGGGTCGTCGACTGACGAGGCCGAGGGCCCACCCGGCTCACCTGGCGGTGTCTCAGCCGGCGCGCAGCATCCGCAGTTGGGCCAGGTGCTTCGGCAGGTGCACCCGGGTGTGCAGGTCCAACGTGCGGGCCCAGGGCAGCGGCTCGTCCACGACCAGGTCGAAGCCCTCGCGCAGGTGGGTCTCCACCGGAGTCTGGGCCGCCGGGCCGAGCCGCTCGGTCAGGGCGCAGAGCTTCTGGCTCGTGGCCCGCAGCAGGGTGGCCAGCCCGTCCAGCCCACCGCACTCGGCGACCAGCGCGTCCACCTGGGGACGGTGGATGGTCTCCAGGTCGTAGTACGCGAACGGCGAACCGGCGAGGACCGCCTCGGTGGCCTCCGTCATCAGCTCGTCGTTGGCGGCGAGGTGGGCGACGATCTGCTCGGCGCTCAACTGCCCGGCCGGCGGCGCCGCGAACCCGCCCGCCTCGACCTCCGCGAGCACCTCCGCGTACGCCCCCCGCAACGCCCCGCTGTCCATGCCCCCAGTCAATCCCGGCCCGCGCTGTCCGGCCCGGCGTTCCCGCGGACGGTTCACCCGGAAGGGACCGGCCGGGAGGGACCGGCGGAACGCGTGCCGGAACGGCGCCGGCCGAAGGGCTGATCGGGCGCTGTCGAGCTGCCCCGTCAACAGGACCAGGGGCAGCGGCCGAAGGGAGAGCCCCAGCAGGCGACGCGCGTCGAATCGGCCCGCAGCCCCGGACGAGGCCCCGGGTTCGGAACGCCCTCCGGCCGGCGTTGAAGCCTCGCCATCGGCCCCGACTCGCGGATGAGGCCGCGGCATCGACATGGGCCGTGGTCTCACCAACGGGGCAGCTCGACAGCGTTCGAGGTGGCACCATCCCCGGGCCGAGCCGAGCCGAGCCGAGCCGGGCCGCGCCGAGCCGGGCCACGGGACGCAGCCGCTCGGTTCCCTCGAATCCGCCGGGTCAGCGGCGGCGGGGCTGACGGGTGCGCAGGTAGTCGGAGACCACGTACTCGCCGAGGTCATCCAGGTCCGGCGTGAACATGCGGCCCTTCGATCGGCGGGCCACCGCGTCGACGAAGCGGCGCAGGCCGGGGTCGTCGCCGAGCATGAACAGGTTGAGCGTGGCGCCGTAGCGGGTGAGCCGGTCCACCTCGCGTACGGTCGCCTCGATCGTCTCCGGCAGCGGCGGCCAGTGGAACAGCGCCTCCCCGTCGTCCGGGTCCAGGTGGGCGGTCGGCTCCCCGTCGGTGACCACCAGCACCACCGGCTCGGCGTCCGGGTGCCGCCGCAGGTGCCGGGCGGCCAGCCGCAGCGCGTGCTGGAGGTTCGTGCCCTGCCGCAGGTCGGGCTCGACGGCGGCCAACTCCTGCTGGGTCAGCGGCAGCGCCTCCAGGCCGAAGCCGACGATCTGCAACGCGTCCTGCGGGAACCGGGTCGCCATCAGGTGCGCCAGCGCCAGCGCGGTCTGCTTCATCGGGCCCCACCGGCCCTGCGAGATCATCGAGTAGGACAGGTCGACGCAGAGCACCACCGCCGCCGAGGCCCGCCGCTCGGTCTCGACCACCTCGAAGTCCTCGACGGCCAGCTGCACCGGCACGCCGGATCCGGCACGGCGGACCGCCCGGGTCAGCGTCCGCACCACGTCGAGGGGCTGCTCGTCGCCGTACCCCCACGGCCGGGAAGCGCCGCTGACCTCGCCGGCGGCGCCCGCCGCGCGCAGGTCGTGCTGGCCGCGCGGCCCGGCCGTCAGGTCGGCGAAGACGCGCCGCAGCGCCGTGCCGCCGAGCCGGCGCAGCGCCTTCGGGCTCAGGGTCAACCCGTCGGCGTCCCGGCTCACCCAGCCCTGCCGGCGCAGCTCCCGCTCCAGCTCCCGCAGCCGGCGTACGTCGTCGGCGGCGTCCCGACCCAGCGTCCGGGCCACCGCGTCGACGTCGACGTCGTCCAGGGTGGCGCCCGGATGCTCCTGGTCGAGCTGGTCCAGCAGGTCGTCCAGCTCGGCGATCTCGCCGAGGGCGCCGGTGGCCTCGCCGTAGCCGAGCGGCCGCTCGCCGCGCACCCGCTCGCCCGGGCCCCGGTGCAGGTCGGGGCGGAGCGCGCGCAGGTTGGCGTCCAGCGCGGACAGCTCCCCGGCGAGCCGGTCGCCGAGCGACTGCCGCATCAGGCCGGCCAGTTCCTCGCGCTGGCGCTCGGACAGCGAACGCATCAGCCGCTCGCCGGCGGCCGACCGCCGGGCCAGTACGTCGACCAGCTCGTCGACGTCGGCCGGCTGCTCCGGGAAGAACTCGCCGTGCCGCCGCATGAACTCGGCGAAGGCGTCGGTGGTGTCCTCCGACCGGGCGTGCCGGGCGAGCAGGTCGTTGAGGTCGCGCATCATCTCGGCCAGCCGCTGCTGGGCGGCCGGGTCCGCCGAGGCGCGCACCGCGTCGCGCAGCCCGGCGAAGCGCTGGCCGAGCACGTCGTCGCGCAGCCCGTCGAGGATCCGCTGGTAGGTCTCGCGGGCCTCGTCGCTGGCCCACCGGTATCCGGTCAGCTCCTCCACGGCCCGGGCCGTCGAGCGGGGCAGGTTGTCCAGCACCGCCTCGGCGAACCGCGCGTCGTCGTCGCCGCGCCCGCGCAGCTCGTCCCGCTCGGCGGCGAGCGCCTGGTCGAGCAGTGCCCGGGCCCGGGTGACGGCCCCGTCCAGGTCGCCCCGGCGCAGCGCCTCCCGACGCAACCGCCTGGCCCGGGCGGCGAGGTCGTCGAGCCCGCCGCGCCCCTGGGGCCCGTGCCGCAGCAGGCCGCGCAGCGCCTCCCGCAGGCTGCCGCCGGCCAGCACCTCGGCGCCGACGGCGTCCACCGCCCCCCGCACGTCGTACGGGGGCGCGAGCGGGTCGGGGCCGCCCCGCCACTGCCCGTACCGGAACCGGTTGCCGGCCATGCTCAGGCCCGGCCGCCGTAGCGGGTCCGGCCGGAGTCGGTGACGTCCTTGCCGAGCCGGCGGGTCAGGTGCAGCCCTTCGAGGACGAACTCCACGCCGGCCGCCGCCTGCTCGGGGCTGGGCGCGTCGCCCAACCCCAGCCGGTCCAGGGCCTTGGCGAGCCCGGGGACGGTGCCCACCTGGCGCAGCAGCTCGGCGGAGCCGACCAGCTCCCCGGTCTCGATCACCGCGTCCCCGTCGACGAGGGCGGTGAAGCCGGAGAGGTCCAGCCCGGCCAGCCGGGCCCGGAACGTCTCGGCGGTCGCGGTACGCAGCAGGTGGCCGAGGATCTCCACCTCCCGGCCCTCCTCGCCGCTCTCGAACTCGACCTTGCCGCGCAGGGTCGACGTCACCGGCACCGCGTCGCCGACCCGGGCGACCGGCGCCTCGGGGCGTACCCCCTCGGGGGTGTCGCCGGCGGCCAGCAGGCCGGCGCGGCGCAGCGCGGCGGCGGCGACCGTCTCGGCGGCGGCGATGGCGAAGCGGGCGGAGACCCCGGAGCGCGGGTCCACCGACGGCGACTCGCGCACCGCGCGGGCGAACCGCGCGAGGACCTCCAGCACGTGCTCCGGCACCTCGGCGACCAGGTCGGCCTCCTGCCGGATCAGGGCCAGCTCCAGGTCGAGGTCGACCGGGTAGTGGGTGCGGACCTCGGCGCCGAAGCGGTCCTTCAGCGGGGTGATGATCCGGCCCCGGTTGGTGTAGTCCTCCGGGTTGGCGCTGGCCACCAGGAACAGGTCCAGCGGCAGCCGCAGCTGGTAGCCGCGGACCTGGATGTCCCGCTCCTCCAGCACGTTGAGCAGCGCCACCTGGATCCGCTCGGCCAGGTCGGGCAGCTCGTTGACGGCGAAGATGCCCCGGTTCGTACGCGGGACGAGCCCGAAGTGGATGGTCTCCGGGTCGCCGAGGGTGCGCCCCTGGGCGATCCGGATCGGGTCGACGTCGCCGATCAGGTCGCCGACGCTGGTGTCCGGGGTGGCGAGCTTCTCGCCGTAGCGCATCGAGCGGTGCAGCCACGCCACCGGCAGGGCGTCGCCGACCTCGGCGACCAGCGCCCGCGAGCCCGGCGTGAGCGGGTGCAGCGGGTGCTCGTTGAGCACCGAGCCGGCGATCACCGGGGTCCACTCGTCGAGCAGGCCGACCAGCGAGCGGATGAGCCGGGTCTTGCCCTGGCCGCGTTCGCCGAGCAGCACCATGTCGTGGCCGGCGAGCAGGGCCCGCTCGACCTCGGGCAGAACCGTGTCGTCGTAGCCGACGATGCCGGGGAAGCGGTCGGCGCCGGAACGCATCCGGGCCAGGAGGTTGTCGCGGAGTTCCTGCTTGACCGTGCGGTACGCGTGGCCGGCCGCCCGCAGCTCGCCGAGCGTGCCGGGCAGGTCGGCCGGTGGGGCCGGGGTAACCGGGGAAGGCGCAGTCACCCGACCCACGCTAGCTCACGAGGCGACGCGGCGACCTCGTCGAAAGCTCACTTCCCCATCCCGGACAGCGGCGGGCGGGGCGCCGCCGACCGGCCGCTCGCGCGCGGCCCGTCGACGACACCCCCGTCCGCCACGCGTCCCGGGCCGGGCACCCCCCGTCAGGTCCCCCGGCCCGCAACCGCGTGCGGAAGGCCTCAGCCGCGCCCGCAACGCCGGCAGGCGCCCCGGCGGCGCAGGTGGTACGCGTACGTGGCGGCGCCGAGCGTGACGCCCCAGAGCGGCCAGAGCAGCATCGGGGCGGTGGCCAGGCTGAACCCGCCGGAGAAGTCCCAGAAGTCGGGGCTGGCGAGCAGGCCGAGGCTCGCCGCGGTGACCGCCACCGCGACCAGTGTCGCCGGGACGACGGCCAGCGCGACCGGCACCGGCCGCCCGGCCAGGCCCACCGTCCAGCGCGGGAACCGCTCCCCCCAACGCTGCACCAGCCCGAGGGTGAGCACCGCGCCCACCAGGGCGAAGCCGCCCAGCCCGGCACCGGCCCAGACCAGGCCGGACTCGCGCATCTCGGCGAGGAACGACCGTTCGATGCCGAGCGGGACGCCGAGCGCCCAGGCGAGCCGGGTGACCGCGTACAGGGCGGGGATGGTGGCCGCCGTCCAGGCCGCCACGCGCCCCCAGCGGGCGGCCGAGGCGGGCGAGGTCCAGCCGTGCTCGACGCCGTCGCGTCCGCACGCCGGGCAGACGCCAGCGGTGCGCCGCTGCCAGCGCAGCGCCGCCCCGGCCAGGAGCACCCCGCCGACCACGGCCGCGAAGCGGGCGGCCAGCGCCCAGGTGAACACCTCGGCGTAGTCGACCGGCGGCCAGCCGAACGACGCGCCGACGATCAGGATCGGGGCGTAGCCGAGGATCGTCAGCACCCCCACGTCCGGCACGACGACGGCGAGCAGGAAGGCGACGGCCCAGGCGTACGCCAGCAGCAGGGTGCGCAGCGGCCGGGCCGGGCGGCGGGCCGGCCCGGTCATGGCGAGCGCGGCCACCGCGGCGCCGAGCAGCAGTACGGCGAACAGGGGTGGCCCGAGGTCGGTGGGGACCAGCCGGAGCAGGTTGGCCTCGCCGCCGCGCGGATCGTTCGCCCCGAACGGGTAGCCGGCGCCGGTGACGGCGCTGACCAGGGCGAGCAGTCCCCAGAGGCCGAGCCAGCCGGCGGCGGCCGGGGCGAGCCGGTCGAGGGCCGTTCGGTGGGTGGGAGCGGTGGTCGTCGTCATGCCTCCCAGCCTCGGCCGACGGGCCGCGCCCGCCCTCCCGTACGGCGGTGAACCGGCTCCCCCTCGGGAGGGAAAGCTCAGCCCGACGGGGTGACGAATCCCGACTCGTACGCGGCGATCACCGCCTGGGTGCGGTCGCGTACGCCGAGCTTGGCCAGCACGTTGCCGACGTGGGTCTTCACGGTCTCCACCCCGACCACCAGGTGCGTGGCGATCTCCGGGTTGGACAGTCCGGTGGTCATCAGCCGCAGCACCTCGGCCTCCCGGTCGGTGAGCCGCGCGGACGCCAGCCGGTCGGCGCCCCGCCCCCCGTACGCCCCGGCGAGGCGGCGGATGGCGGCGGGGAAGAGCAGCGACTCGCCCCGCGCCACCACCCGGACCGCCTCCACCACCTCGGCGGGCCGGGCCCGCTTGAGCAGGAATCCGCTGGCCCCGGCGCGCAGCGCCTCGTAGACGTACTCGTCGTTGGCGAACGTGGTCACCACGAGGACCCGGGGCGGGTCGGCGGAGGTGGCGAGCAGCCGCCGTGTCGCCTGGATGCCGTCGATGCCGGGCATCCGCACGTCCATCAGCACCACCTGCGGGCGCAGCCGGGCCACCAGGGGCGGCACCTCCGCGCCGTCGGCGGCCTCGCCGAGCACCCGCAGGTCGGGTTGGGCGTCGAGGATCGCCCGCAGCCCGACCCGGATCAGCTCGTCGTCGTCGACGATCAGCACGCCCGTGCTCGGCGT encodes:
- a CDS encoding FAD-binding oxidoreductase yields the protein MCAVRVDHHPVDHEGAVARLRRSYAAVPAGEPVRLAKRTSNLFRPRSAPRAPGLDVTGLTGVLAVDPVACTADVQGMCTYEDLVDATLPHGLMPLVVPQLRTITLGGAVTGLGIESTSFRNGLPHESVVEMDVLTGAGALVTARAEGEHADLFAAFPNSLGSLGYATRLRIELQPVRRFVALRNVRFTRLEALADALAEVTATRSWGGEAVDAMDGVMFSPGEAYLVLGTFTDDVPAASDYTGQDIYYRSLRRRTRDALTTYDYLWRWDTDWFWCSAAFGVQHPVLRRVWPARWRRSDVYHRLVRLEHRHGVAARIDRLRGQPARERVVQDVEIPLERTAEFLRWFAGTVGMTPVWLCPLRLREAAGPGSGRAWPLYPLRAGQNYVNIGFWGSVPIKEGAADGDVNRAIERMVSELGGHKSLYSDAYYDRDSFDRLYGGATWRVVRDRYDPDHRLTGLYEKAVARA
- a CDS encoding vWA domain-containing protein, with the translated sequence MAGNRFRYGQWRGGPDPLAPPYDVRGAVDAVGAEVLAGGSLREALRGLLRHGPQGRGGLDDLAARARRLRREALRRGDLDGAVTRARALLDQALAAERDELRGRGDDDARFAEAVLDNLPRSTARAVEELTGYRWASDEARETYQRILDGLRDDVLGQRFAGLRDAVRASADPAAQQRLAEMMRDLNDLLARHARSEDTTDAFAEFMRRHGEFFPEQPADVDELVDVLARRSAAGERLMRSLSERQREELAGLMRQSLGDRLAGELSALDANLRALRPDLHRGPGERVRGERPLGYGEATGALGEIAELDDLLDQLDQEHPGATLDDVDVDAVARTLGRDAADDVRRLRELERELRRQGWVSRDADGLTLSPKALRRLGGTALRRVFADLTAGPRGQHDLRAAGAAGEVSGASRPWGYGDEQPLDVVRTLTRAVRRAGSGVPVQLAVEDFEVVETERRASAAVVLCVDLSYSMISQGRWGPMKQTALALAHLMATRFPQDALQIVGFGLEALPLTQQELAAVEPDLRQGTNLQHALRLAARHLRRHPDAEPVVLVVTDGEPTAHLDPDDGEALFHWPPLPETIEATVREVDRLTRYGATLNLFMLGDDPGLRRFVDAVARRSKGRMFTPDLDDLGEYVVSDYLRTRQPRRR
- a CDS encoding response regulator transcription factor, producing the protein MTSGTATPSTGVLIVDDDELIRVGLRAILDAQPDLRVLGEAADGAEVPPLVARLRPQVVLMDVRMPGIDGIQATRRLLATSADPPRVLVVTTFANDEYVYEALRAGASGFLLKRARPAEVVEAVRVVARGESLLFPAAIRRLAGAYGGRGADRLASARLTDREAEVLRLMTTGLSNPEIATHLVVGVETVKTHVGNVLAKLGVRDRTQAVIAAYESGFVTPSG
- a CDS encoding magnesium chelatase, producing the protein MGRVTAPSPVTPAPPADLPGTLGELRAAGHAYRTVKQELRDNLLARMRSGADRFPGIVGYDDTVLPEVERALLAGHDMVLLGERGQGKTRLIRSLVGLLDEWTPVIAGSVLNEHPLHPLTPGSRALVAEVGDALPVAWLHRSMRYGEKLATPDTSVGDLIGDVDPIRIAQGRTLGDPETIHFGLVPRTNRGIFAVNELPDLAERIQVALLNVLEERDIQVRGYQLRLPLDLFLVASANPEDYTNRGRIITPLKDRFGAEVRTHYPVDLDLELALIRQEADLVAEVPEHVLEVLARFARAVRESPSVDPRSGVSARFAIAAAETVAAAALRRAGLLAAGDTPEGVRPEAPVARVGDAVPVTSTLRGKVEFESGEEGREVEILGHLLRTATAETFRARLAGLDLSGFTALVDGDAVIETGELVGSAELLRQVGTVPGLAKALDRLGLGDAPSPEQAAAGVEFVLEGLHLTRRLGKDVTDSGRTRYGGRA
- a CDS encoding DUF427 domain-containing protein; the protein is MPRAVWNDLVVAESDDTVLVEGNHYFPRTALRDDLVRESDTHTVCPWKGTASYYTLEHEGRTSTDAVWYYPEPKPEAEQVRDRVAFWKDVRVVD